A single genomic interval of Lathyrus oleraceus cultivar Zhongwan6 chromosome 7, CAAS_Psat_ZW6_1.0, whole genome shotgun sequence harbors:
- the LOC127102637 gene encoding endoglucanase 8, translated as MSLKQNLVMIVVYTLLCVSERSMGLKHNYGDALSKSILFFEGQRSGKLPPTQRMSWRKDSGFEDGFQLDDDQFFDKVDLVGGYYDAGDNVKFNFPMAFSTTMLSWSVIEFGKLMGQEELKNALDAIAWATDYLLKSTNTPGLVFAQVGDPFGDHNCWERPEDMDTPRTAFFVSSDNPGSEVSAEIAAALASSSIAFRKFHHDVGYSQRLLQRAITVFEFADKYRGSYNDSLGPYVCPFYCDYSGYQDELVWGAAWLLRATKIPNYWNYIKQNIHNVKNFAEFGWDSKDAGINVLVSKLLVNNPASKPFNLNADKFVCAVLPESPLVSVSYSRGGLLFKTSGSNMQHATAYSFLFLVYAGYLNQANKKIDCGGGVIASSMRLKQLAKSQVDYILGSNPLSMSYMVGYGQKFPKRIHHRASSLPSIDQHSSQIDCKGGSFYFESQNPNPNLLLGAVVGGPNINDEYVDSRADFVHSEPTTYINAPLVGVLAFFKSYSS; from the exons ATGAGTTTGAAGCAAAATTTGGTGATGATAGTTGTTTATACACTTCTGTGTGTAAGTGAAAGGAGCATGGGTTTGAAGCATAATTATGGAGATGCATTGTCAAAGAGCATATTGTTCTTTGAAGGGCAAAGGTCAGGGAAATTGCCACCAACACAAAGAATGAGTTGGAGGAAAGATTCTGGATTTGAAGATGGATTTCAACTTGATGATGATCAATTCTTTGATAAA GTTGACTTGGTTGGAGGTTACTATGATGCTGGTGACAACGTAAAATTCAATTTTCCAATGGCATTTTCAACAACAATGTTATCATGGAGTGTAATTGAGTTTGGAAAATTGATGGGTCAGGAAGAACTCAAGAATGCCCTAGATGCTATAGCTTGGGCCACAGATTATTTATTAAAATCCACAAATACCCCTGGGCTTGTTTTTGCTCAAGTTGGTGATCCATTTGGTGATCATAATTGTTGGGAGAGACCTGAAGATATGGATACCCCTAGAACTGCTTTTTTTGTTAGTAGTGACAATCCTGGTTCTGAAGTTTCTGCTGAAATTGCTGCTGCTCTTGCTTCTTCTTCTATTGCTTTTAGGAAATTTCATCATGATGTTGGTTATTCTCAAAGGCTTCTCCAAAGGGCTATAACG GTATTTGAGTTTGCAGATAAATACAGAGGTTCATACAATGATAGTCTTGGTCCTTATGTGTGTCCATTCTATTGTGATTATAGTGGCTACCAG GACGAATTGGTATGGGGAGCAGCGTGGTTACTAAGGGCTACTAAGATCCCTAATTATTGGAATTACATTAAACAAAACATTCATAATGTGAAAAACTTTGCTGAATTTGGATGGGATTCAAAGGATGCTGGCATCAACGTTCTTGTTTCTAAG CTTCTAGTTAACAATCCAGCTTCTAAGCCTTTTAATCTCAATGCTGACAAGTTTGTATGTGCTGTGTTACCTGAATCACCCCTAGTTTCAGTCTCATATTCTCGAG GTGGGCTTTTATTCAAGACTAGTGGGAGTAACATGCAGCATGCAACAGCATACTCATTTCTTTTTCTAGTTTATGCTGGATATTTGAATCAAGCCAATAAAAAGATTGATTGTGGTGGTGGAGTTATAGCTTCTTCAATGAGACTTAAACAACTAGCAAAAAGCCAG GTAGATTACATTCTAGGAAGTAATCCATTGAGTATGTCATACATGGTTGGATATGGACAAAAATTTCCTAAAAGAATACATCATCGTGCATCATCATTGCCTTCCATAGATCAACATTCAAGTCAAATTGATTGTAAAGGAGGATCCTTTTATTTCGAAAGCCAAAACCCTAACCCTAATTTGCTCTTAGGAGCTGTTGTTGGAGGACCTAATATCAATGATGAGTATGTTGATTCTAGAGCTGATTTTGTACACTCAGAACCTACAACATACATCAATGCACCTCTTGTGGGAGTTTTGGCTTTTTTCAAGTCATATTCTTCATAA